The Actinocorallia herbida DNA window GGTCCATCACGGGCGCGTACCGGATCCTGAACCTGACCCAGGTCAACTGCGCGGGCGGCGCGACGCCCTGGGGGACCTGGCTGTCGTGTGAGGAGTACGACCTCGGGATGGTCTACGAGACCGACCCGAAGGGGGTGAACGCGGCGAAGTCGCGGCCCGCGATGGGGAGGTTCAAGCACGAGGCGGCGGCGGCCGATCCCGTCCGGAAGGTCGTCTACCTGACGGAGGACCAGACCGACGGCTGCTTCTACCGCTTCCTTCCGACGACCTGGGGGGACCTGTCCAAGGGCACCCTCGAGGTCCTGGTCGGCACCGGTCCCGGCCCCGTCACGTGGCAGAAGGTGCCGAACCCGCAGCTGTGGCTGACGCCGACCCGGAACCAGGTGGCCGGCGCGCTGCGGTTCACCGGCGGCGAGGGCTGCCACTACGCCGGAGACGTCTGCTACTTCACCACCAAGGGCGACAACCGTGTCTGGGCTTACGACGCGGCTACGTCGGTGCTGGAGATCGCCTACGACGACGACCTGGTCACGACGGGCACCGCGCCCCTCACCGGCGTCGACAACATCACCGGGACGTCCGGCGGCGACCTGTACGTCGCCGAGGACGGCGGCGACCTCCAGATCAACGTGATCACCCGCGAGGGCGTCGTCACGCCGTTCCTCCAGCTGGAGGGGCACACGGGCTCGGAGATCACCGGCCCGGCGTTCTCCCCGGACGGGTCGCGCCTGTACTTCTCGTCCCAGCGCGGCACGACCGGGGTCGTCCTCGGCACGGGCGG harbors:
- a CDS encoding alkaline phosphatase PhoX yields the protein MGGIGRRGFLRGAVVGGGAVAVSGGLWQAAAGAVPAQPGAGPYGGPAGADANGVRLPAGFTSRVVARSMQAVGGTGYVWHAAPDGGACFPDGEGWIYVSNSEVPVVGGASAVRFAADGSITGAYRILNLTQVNCAGGATPWGTWLSCEEYDLGMVYETDPKGVNAAKSRPAMGRFKHEAAAADPVRKVVYLTEDQTDGCFYRFLPTTWGDLSKGTLEVLVGTGPGPVTWQKVPNPQLWLTPTRNQVAGALRFTGGEGCHYAGDVCYFTTKGDNRVWAYDAATSVLEIAYDDDLVTTGTAPLTGVDNITGTSGGDLYVAEDGGDLQINVITREGVVTPFLQLEGHTGSEITGPAFSPDGSRLYFSSQRGTTGVVLGTGGVTFEVTGPFRS